One Gossypium hirsutum isolate 1008001.06 chromosome A11, Gossypium_hirsutum_v2.1, whole genome shotgun sequence genomic window carries:
- the LOC107891847 gene encoding uncharacterized protein isoform X2: MDQRFEQLQKDMQDQLQEQMAKMQNDMREQMLKVQRNMMAETTQVLRATDKGKAPMAITGEEDKDYPPGFTPPHVPTQTEALPRRPSVTIRPQQGSADTGIPMNFPTGLGFNLGDNPVNPVFPDLDMAEKEDLRTEAARQLEDRCKWLEEKFKALENADGHHRVDAKDLSLVPDLVLLHKFKMPEFKKYNGTTYPEAHITMFCRRMTGYVNNDQLLIHCFQDSLIRAAAKWYNQLSRARISSWRDLAQAFIQQYNHVTDMTPDRTTLQNMEKRPNENFRQYAQRWREVAMQVQPPLLEKETTMLFINTLKAPFITHMIGSTTKSYANIVMAGEMI, from the coding sequence ATGGACCAAAGATTTGAACAGTTACAGAAGGACATGCAGGACCAATTGCAAGAGCAAATGGCAAAGATGCAAAACgacatgagggagcaaatgtTGAAGGTACAAAGGAACATGATGGCTGAGACGACCCAAGTTCTGAGGGCCACTGATAAGGGAAAGGCTCCCATGGCAATTACTGGCGAGGAGGATAAGgattatcctccaggtttcaccccaccCCACGTGCCTACACAAACCGAGGCACTTCCTAGGAGGCCATCTGTCACTATAAGGCCCCAACAAGGGTCGGCCGATACTGGGATCCCCATGAATTTCCCAACTGGTTTAGGATTCAATTTGGGTGACAATCCTGTAAATCCTGTCTTTCCTGACTTAGACATGGCTGAAAAAGAGGATCTACGAACTGAGGCTGCAAGACAGTTGGAAGATCGCtgcaaatggttggaggaaaagttCAAGGCTTTAGAGAATGCTGATGGGCATCATAGGGTTGATGCCAAAGATCTAAGCttggtcccagacttggtgcttcttcacaaattcaagatgccagaatttaagaagtacaatgggactacttaCCCAGAAGCCCACATTACGATGTTCTGTAGGAGGATGACTGGGTATgtgaataatgatcaattattgattCACTGTTTCCAAGACAGTTTAATTAGAGCAGCAGCCAAGTGGTATAATCAACTGAGCCGGGCCAGAATAAGTTCATGGAGGGATCTTGCACAGGCCTTCATACAGCAGTacaatcatgtgactgacatgactccGGATAGGACCACgctgcaaaacatggagaaaaggcctaatgaaaattttaggcaatatgcacaaagatggagagaggtagcaatgcaagttcaaccaccgtTGTTGGAGAAAGAGACTACCATGTTGTTCATCAACACTCTAAAAGctccattcatcactcacatgattgggAGCACCACCAAAAGCTATGCGAATATAGTCATGGCGGGAGAGATGATTTAG
- the LOC107891847 gene encoding uncharacterized protein isoform X1 — MQFTPIPVTYRELYQSLYDAHIISPFHFKLLQPPYPKWYDANARCEYHAGIPWHSIENRTGFKKTVERLIKMGVVKVDNTPNTENPLPNHSDQEVNAIGETSERRIKEGVAEVRTPMKMIWEEMVKREMIISKERNEGARDYCEFHAKEGHKIPECDEFKALIQSFMDNKELGFYEAGPNERHICTLESVPKNQNRPRIIISLPGSNKIEIPIVPKVIIHKPVSFLYKDNKRVPWSYNCHGSMQEMEDIASASKEVQGEGSHTRSRRRYDTVGVREEPTKIKNVSTEKEKEAEAPIKDPVKEEVAKEFLKFLKHSEYSMVKQLHKQPARISLLALLLSSEVHRDALMKVLNETCHP, encoded by the coding sequence ATGCAATTCACACCTATCCCcgtgacgtatcgtgagctttatcaaagcttatacgatgcacataTTATTTCTCCTTTTCACTTTAAGCTATTACAGCCCccatatcctaaatggtatgacgcaaatgccAGATGTGAATACCATGCTGGAATACCATGGCATTCGATTGAAAACCGTACTGGTTTTAAGAAGACCGTAGAAAGGCTTATTAAGATGGGGGTAGTGAAGGTCGATAATACCCCGAATACTGAAAACCCATTACCAAATCATAGCGATCAAGAAGTGAATGCCATTGGTGAAACCAGTGAGAGGAGAATAAAGGAAGGCGTGGCTGAGGTGAGAACGCCGATGAAGATGATTTGGGAAGAAATGGTAAAAAGAGAGATGATAATCTCTAAAGAGAGGAATGAAGGAGCAAGGGACTATTGTGAGTTCCATGCCAAAGAGGGGCATAAGATTCCGGAATGCGACGAGTTTAAGGCTTTGATACAAAGCTTTATGGACAACAAAGAGCTAGGATTTTATGAAGCTGGGCCAAATGAGAGACATATATGCACATTAGAAAGTGTACCGAAGAATCAAAATCGACCAAGGATCATTATTTCTTTACCAGGaagtaataaaattgaaatacCGATAGTACCGAAAGTCATCATTCATAAACCTGTTTCCTTTCTTTATAAGGATAACAAGAGAGTTCCATGGAGTTATAACTGCCATGGGTCAATGCAGGAGATGGAGGATATAGCAAGTGCTTCTAAGGAAGTTCAAGGTGAGGGTTCCCATACACGGAGCAGGAGACGGTATGATACAGTGGGCGTCAGAGAGGAGCCCACAAAAATAAAGAATGTCAGTACAGAGAAGGAGAAAGAGGCTGAAGCACCTATCAAGGATCCAGTAAAGGAggaagtggctaaggaatttctaaagttccttaaACATAGCGAGTATAGCATGGTCAAGCAATTGCATAAGCAGCCGGCTCGCATATCATTATTAGCTCTACTTCTGAGTTCTGAGGTGCATCGGGATGCATTGATGAAGGTACTCAACGAAACATGTCACCCATGA